From Parasphaerochaeta coccoides DSM 17374, a single genomic window includes:
- a CDS encoding lysophospholipid acyltransferase family protein: MSTMPLLTRVLRPLFRAYFSLCFSLEWDGLDRIPRSGPYIIISNHVHIMDPFFISPYMPHNVRWMAGSYLFRMKALGSILARFLTSIPKNQGRNDMQMMRILTAAFKKGEVVGLFPEATRTWDGEPIAFDKALVKLIRIFKVPVVCINLEGGYFLHPRWAYSARKGPLTIRVVETLMPQDIEAMTLDALYQRIEKNIGFSHRAMQQKTPLPYRSTRRTEGISQILYLTPGAPADALISSQGDIIRCPQIGLEVRMDEYDRLHVVSGTCPFPDIPAWREWERHMLHEAYSKGTLPAFRPDKGARLEMFSDERLRLRYIGDFLACLEKEGIRIIVPAHSRAASLPPFERKKKEAVAIFLFSEMTSLIVNAKCTMEFSLQGKVWRLRLKKGEPVLKYSDLFTDIKNPESRSS; this comes from the coding sequence ATGAGTACTATGCCTTTATTGACACGAGTCCTCAGACCCTTGTTCCGTGCATATTTCTCGCTTTGCTTTTCTTTGGAGTGGGATGGTCTTGACAGGATTCCCCGTTCAGGTCCGTACATCATCATCTCGAACCATGTACATATCATGGATCCTTTCTTCATTTCCCCGTACATGCCCCACAATGTCCGTTGGATGGCAGGCTCATATCTGTTCAGGATGAAAGCATTGGGAAGCATCCTTGCCCGTTTCCTCACATCGATCCCCAAGAACCAGGGAAGGAATGACATGCAGATGATGCGCATTCTGACCGCCGCGTTCAAGAAAGGAGAAGTAGTCGGGCTGTTCCCGGAGGCTACCCGGACATGGGACGGCGAGCCGATTGCCTTTGACAAAGCCTTGGTCAAGCTCATCCGTATCTTCAAGGTTCCTGTCGTCTGCATCAATCTTGAAGGCGGATATTTCCTCCATCCCCGCTGGGCATATTCCGCTCGCAAAGGCCCCTTGACCATCAGGGTCGTCGAAACGCTCATGCCGCAGGACATTGAAGCCATGACGTTGGATGCCCTTTATCAGAGAATTGAGAAGAACATAGGTTTCAGCCACAGGGCGATGCAGCAAAAGACTCCTCTGCCATACCGAAGCACCCGCAGGACGGAAGGCATTTCCCAGATACTGTATCTCACTCCCGGTGCGCCTGCTGATGCTCTCATCTCATCACAGGGAGATATCATCCGCTGTCCGCAGATTGGTCTGGAAGTGAGGATGGACGAGTATGACCGTCTTCATGTGGTCAGTGGAACCTGTCCCTTCCCCGACATCCCCGCATGGAGAGAATGGGAACGTCACATGCTGCATGAAGCTTATTCCAAGGGAACCTTACCCGCCTTCCGTCCGGACAAGGGAGCCCGTCTTGAAATGTTCTCCGATGAAAGGCTCCGGCTCCGTTATATCGGGGACTTCCTTGCCTGCCTGGAGAAAGAAGGCATCCGGATCATCGTTCCTGCCCATTCGCGGGCGGCTTCGCTGCCTCCCTTTGAGAGGAAGAAAAAAGAAGCCGTCGCCATATTCCTTTTCTCCGAGATGACATCACTCATAGTCAATGCGAAATGTACCATGGAATTTTCTCTCCAAGGCAAGGTCTGGCGTCTGAGATTGAAAAAGGGAGAGCCAGTACTGAAATACAGCGATCTGTTCACTGACATAAAAAATCCCGAATCAAGGAGTTCATGA